The DNA window AATAATGCCTGTTGCCATTCAAATAGTCAAACAATAGCTAAAAATTCATAATACTAGATATATAAAAATTTATGGTATAAAATTTCTAAAAAAATCGCATTTTTTTTAAATGTTTGCAGGAAAAAAGAGTTTCATATAGAATATAAGAATATGGGCAAAAATTGTTTTATTTTTAACAAAGCAATCTATAAATTAAATATATAGTTGTGGAGGGTTTTGAATGAGTGTAGAAAAAAGAATTAGCCAAATGAAACAGCAACGGCTGGCCATCCAACAGGGTGGTGGTACAGAAAAAATCGAAAAACAGCATAAAAATGGCAAACTTACTGCTAGAGAAAGAATTGAGCTGTTAGTCGATGAAGGAAGTTTTATAGAGATGGATGCTTATATTAAGCATCGGTCAGTAGAATTTGATATGGATAAAGTTGATGCCCCTGGAGATGGGGTAGTTACTGGCCATGCTACTATAGATGGTAGACCAGTATATCTATATGCCCAAGATTTTACCGTTATGGGTGGTTCTTTAGGCGAAATGCATGCACAAAAGATAACCAAGGTAATGGATGAAGCCATGAAGATGGGTTGTCCTATTATAGGCATCAACGATTCTGGTGGTGCAAGAATACAGGAAGGTATTGATGCATTAAAGGGATATGGAGATATATTTTTCCGAAATACTATGGCTTCTGGAGTTATACCTCAGATTTCCATCATATTGGGACCTTGTGCAGGAGGAGCTGTATACTCACCTGCGCTAACTGATTTTATATTTATGGTGGATGGAATAAGTAAAATGTTTATAACTGGTCCACAGGTAGTACAAGCTGTTACAGGAGAAGACGTAACTGCAGATGAGCTTGGAGGAGCAAAAGCCCACAATGAAACCAGTGGAGTGGCTCATTTCATAAATAGCAGTGAAAAAGAATGCTTTGAAAATGTACGCAAACTTTTAGGTTTTCTTCCTGAAAACAATTTGGAGGATGCTCCAACTCTAAATTGTAAAGATGATCTGAATCGTACGATTCCAGAGCTTAATAAAATAATTCCTGAAAACCCCAATAAATCTTATAATGTAAAAGATGTAATAAAGGGCATAATAGATAATGGAGATTTTTTGGAAATACAACCATTATATGCACAAAATATAATAGTAGGTTTTGCCAGATTAAATGGCCGTTCCGTAGGCATTGTGGCAAATCAACCAAACGCATTAGCGGGCTGCCTTGATATAAATGCATCTGATAAGGCAGCCAGATTTGTGCGTTTTTGTGATGCTTTTAACATACCTATTGTAACATTTACCGATGTTCCAGGATATTTGCCAGGAGTATCCCAAGAACATGATGGAATTATAAGACATGGTGCTAAACTTCTGTATGCATATTCAGAAGCAACTGTTCCAAAGATTAATGTAATCCTTAGAAAAGCATATGGTGGAGCCTATATTGCAATGTGCAGCAAACATTTAGGTGCCGACAGGGTATTTGCATGGCCAACTGCTGAAATTGCTGTTATGGGCCCAGATGGAGCTGCAAATATCATCTTTAAAAAGGATATACAAAATTCTACTGATCCTATTTCTACCAGAGAACAAAAGATTGAGGAATATAGGGATAGGTTTGCAAATCCATATGTAGCAGCAGCTAGAGGGTATATTGACGATGTTATAGAACCTCAGGCTAGCAGACCTTGTATCATTGGTGCTTTAGAAATGTTGATAAGCAAGAGAGAAAATAGACCATCTAAAAAACATGGTAATGTTCCTGTATAAAATGAAGTATTTAGAGAGGTGAAGTATTATGGGAGCCGGAAGTGCCGTCTCTGAAAGCTTAAAAGTTATGTTATTAGGCCTAGGTACTGTCTTTGTGGGCTTGATATTATTGATATTTGTCATTGAATTGTTGCACTGGTTAGTAAACGGTAGCAATAAAAAAGAAAAAAAGGTTGATGTTCAGCACGTTGATGAACAGGCTAAACTGGCAGCTGACAATAATTATGAACAAGAAGGTAATGAAAATGAGGAGGAACTGGTTGCCGTTATAAGCGCTGCAATTGCGGCCATGCTAGAAACTTCAACCTGTGATTTTGTAGTTAAATCTATAAAAAGAGTACCTGCTGCTACTCCTAGATGGAATCAAGTAAGCAGACAAGAACAAGTAAGAACAAGGCTATAATTTTTAGATGTTAAATAATTTTTA is part of the Xylanivirga thermophila genome and encodes:
- a CDS encoding acyl-CoA carboxylase subunit beta, translating into MSVEKRISQMKQQRLAIQQGGGTEKIEKQHKNGKLTARERIELLVDEGSFIEMDAYIKHRSVEFDMDKVDAPGDGVVTGHATIDGRPVYLYAQDFTVMGGSLGEMHAQKITKVMDEAMKMGCPIIGINDSGGARIQEGIDALKGYGDIFFRNTMASGVIPQISIILGPCAGGAVYSPALTDFIFMVDGISKMFITGPQVVQAVTGEDVTADELGGAKAHNETSGVAHFINSSEKECFENVRKLLGFLPENNLEDAPTLNCKDDLNRTIPELNKIIPENPNKSYNVKDVIKGIIDNGDFLEIQPLYAQNIIVGFARLNGRSVGIVANQPNALAGCLDINASDKAARFVRFCDAFNIPIVTFTDVPGYLPGVSQEHDGIIRHGAKLLYAYSEATVPKINVILRKAYGGAYIAMCSKHLGADRVFAWPTAEIAVMGPDGAANIIFKKDIQNSTDPISTREQKIEEYRDRFANPYVAAARGYIDDVIEPQASRPCIIGALEMLISKRENRPSKKHGNVPV
- a CDS encoding OadG family protein, with the translated sequence MGAGSAVSESLKVMLLGLGTVFVGLILLIFVIELLHWLVNGSNKKEKKVDVQHVDEQAKLAADNNYEQEGNENEEELVAVISAAIAAMLETSTCDFVVKSIKRVPAATPRWNQVSRQEQVRTRL